From one Burkholderiales bacterium genomic stretch:
- a CDS encoding M48 family metallopeptidase produces MFGLLALRIVDCLNPMKNFIVLALCAATFAGCESNPITGRQQLMLVSEDSAIAASQEAYAEMLKPMAKDGKLNNDPALKARVDEITGRLVAQAIRYRPETESWQWSVAVIDDPKTVNAWAMAGGRMAVYTGLIQQLKVTDDELAQVMGHEISHALARHTAEKMSRAIALQLGLGALTLTQRDSRYGGLAVQGAALAAIVALELPNSREAESEADRIGIELAAKAGYNPEAAVTLWRKMSQLGGGESRFDFLSTHPAPARRMEALAALVPQMMPYYQDKSPRPVYKLRPAPTARFWPGGGELHAAAGG; encoded by the coding sequence GTGTTCGGGTTGCTGGCCCTTCGCATCGTCGATTGCCTGAATCCCATGAAGAACTTCATCGTGCTGGCGCTGTGTGCCGCGACCTTCGCGGGCTGTGAGTCCAATCCGATCACCGGTCGCCAGCAACTCATGCTGGTGTCGGAGGATTCGGCGATCGCCGCTTCTCAGGAGGCGTATGCCGAAATGCTCAAGCCGATGGCGAAGGACGGAAAGCTCAACAACGATCCTGCGCTGAAGGCCAGAGTGGACGAAATCACCGGCCGGCTCGTGGCGCAGGCCATCCGGTACCGTCCGGAGACCGAGAGCTGGCAATGGAGCGTGGCGGTGATCGACGATCCCAAAACCGTCAACGCCTGGGCCATGGCTGGCGGACGCATGGCGGTGTACACCGGCCTGATCCAGCAACTCAAGGTGACCGACGACGAACTGGCCCAGGTCATGGGCCACGAAATCTCCCACGCGCTGGCCAGGCACACCGCGGAAAAGATGTCGCGCGCCATCGCGCTGCAGCTGGGGCTGGGCGCGTTGACGCTGACCCAGCGCGACAGTCGCTACGGCGGCCTGGCGGTGCAAGGCGCCGCGCTCGCGGCGATCGTTGCCCTCGAGCTGCCCAACAGCCGCGAAGCCGAGTCGGAAGCCGATCGCATCGGAATCGAACTGGCGGCCAAAGCCGGCTACAACCCCGAGGCGGCCGTCACGCTGTGGCGCAAAATGAGCCAGCTGGGCGGAGGCGAGTCCCGCTTCGATTTTCTCTCCACTCATCCGGCACCGGCCAGGCGCATGGAAGCGCTCGCAGCATTGGTGCCGCAGATGATGCCCTACTATCAGGACAAGTCTCCGCGCCCCGTGTACAAGCTGCGCCCGGCGCCGACGGCCAGGTTCTGGCCGGGCGGCGGCGAACTGCACGCGGCGGCCGGGGGGTGA
- a CDS encoding cupin domain-containing protein: MKHSNIVVSFAVGSALLAVPCAMTQAELKADEKGFVRLQLGEEQWEEYPGIPGIDRMTVYGDPSKPGVYVIRVRFQPGVMSMPHFHPEDRLATVLKGTWWTGTGEDFEPEATEPIRAGGWMLHPAGAAHFDGAKDEEVVLQLAGVGPSGTTFIRPELGRTGRSR; the protein is encoded by the coding sequence ATGAAACACTCGAACATAGTGGTTTCCTTCGCCGTGGGCTCCGCGCTGCTGGCGGTCCCGTGCGCGATGACGCAGGCCGAGCTGAAAGCCGATGAAAAGGGTTTCGTCCGCCTGCAGCTCGGCGAAGAGCAATGGGAGGAGTATCCCGGCATTCCGGGCATCGATCGGATGACGGTGTATGGCGATCCATCGAAGCCGGGCGTTTACGTGATCCGGGTCCGGTTCCAGCCCGGCGTGATGAGCATGCCGCACTTCCACCCCGAGGATCGGCTGGCCACGGTGCTCAAAGGCACCTGGTGGACCGGTACCGGGGAAGACTTCGAGCCCGAGGCTACGGAGCCGATCCGTGCCGGCGGTTGGATGCTGCACCCGGCGGGCGCGGCGCATTTCGACGGTGCAAAGGACGAGGAAGTCGTCCTTCAACTGGCGGGCGTGGGTCCGAGCGGCACCACGTTCATCCGACCGGAACTGGGCCGTACCGGCCGATCGCGCTGA
- the paaH gene encoding 3-hydroxyacyl-CoA dehydrogenase PaaH, whose product MKDALPRSAKVAVIGAGTMGTGIAQVAASAGHAVYLHDAFPGACERGKKAIEKDLAALVSRGKLAADEAAAIAARVHPIHKLHAAADSALVIEAIVEDEEAKRTLYGALEAEVASGCIIATNTSSLSITALARGMKHPERLVGMHFFNPAPRMALVEVVSGLFTSPEVAAQVAATANAWGKTSVQVKSTPGFIVNRVARPFYGEALRLLAEQAADPATLDALLRDSAMFRMGPCELMDMIGLDVNLAVTTSLFQAMGYDRRYAPSLLQQELVRAGRLGRKSGEGFYRYVDGEAGPTAAVEPTAEAAESITLTGELAPLQALAARLKNAGIGVKQVARSDPVEPGVARVALSDGRSATRRAVEEHGQDFVLLDLCLDYAKAVRIGVTRAAQCRDEPYRAVVGALQKAGFAVTPVADVAGLVVLRTVAMLANEAADVVAQGIGSAADVDTAMRLGTNYPQGPLAWADQLGPALVARVLANLQAHYGEDRYRISPALNRLRWSGGKFHA is encoded by the coding sequence ATGAAAGACGCACTGCCGCGCAGCGCGAAAGTGGCCGTGATCGGAGCGGGCACGATGGGCACCGGCATCGCGCAGGTAGCGGCCAGCGCAGGTCACGCCGTTTACCTGCACGATGCCTTTCCCGGCGCCTGTGAACGAGGCAAGAAAGCGATCGAGAAGGACCTTGCGGCCCTGGTCTCAAGAGGCAAGCTCGCGGCCGACGAGGCGGCCGCGATCGCGGCCCGCGTGCATCCCATCCACAAACTGCACGCGGCCGCCGACAGCGCGCTGGTCATCGAGGCCATCGTAGAGGACGAGGAAGCCAAGCGCACCCTCTATGGCGCGCTCGAAGCCGAAGTCGCGTCCGGCTGCATCATCGCCACCAACACCTCTTCGCTGTCGATCACGGCGCTGGCCAGAGGCATGAAACACCCCGAACGTCTGGTCGGGATGCACTTCTTCAATCCCGCGCCACGCATGGCGCTGGTCGAGGTCGTGAGCGGACTCTTCACGAGTCCGGAGGTCGCCGCGCAGGTCGCGGCCACCGCAAATGCCTGGGGCAAGACCTCGGTGCAGGTCAAATCCACGCCGGGATTCATCGTGAACCGCGTCGCCCGACCCTTCTATGGCGAAGCGCTGCGCTTGCTGGCCGAGCAGGCCGCCGATCCCGCCACGCTGGACGCGCTGCTGCGCGACAGCGCAATGTTCCGCATGGGCCCCTGCGAGCTGATGGACATGATCGGCCTGGACGTCAACCTTGCCGTGACGACCTCGCTCTTTCAGGCGATGGGCTACGACCGCCGCTACGCGCCCTCGCTGCTCCAGCAGGAGCTGGTGCGCGCCGGTCGCTTGGGGCGCAAGTCAGGCGAAGGCTTCTATCGCTATGTCGACGGCGAAGCCGGGCCCACGGCGGCGGTGGAACCGACGGCTGAGGCCGCGGAATCGATTACGCTCACCGGCGAGCTTGCACCGCTGCAGGCGCTGGCGGCGCGCCTGAAGAACGCCGGCATCGGTGTCAAGCAGGTCGCGCGATCCGATCCGGTCGAGCCGGGCGTGGCGCGCGTGGCGCTGTCGGACGGGCGCAGCGCCACACGCCGGGCGGTCGAAGAACACGGTCAGGACTTCGTGCTGCTCGACTTGTGCCTGGACTACGCCAAGGCTGTGCGCATCGGCGTGACCCGCGCGGCGCAGTGCCGCGACGAGCCTTACCGTGCCGTGGTCGGCGCGTTGCAGAAGGCGGGCTTCGCGGTTACGCCCGTCGCCGATGTCGCCGGCCTGGTCGTGTTGCGTACCGTGGCCATGCTGGCCAATGAAGCGGCCGATGTGGTCGCACAAGGCATCGGCAGCGCAGCCGATGTCGACACCGCGATGCGGCTGGGCACCAACTACCCCCAGGGCCCGCTGGCTTGGGCGGATCAACTCGGCCCGGCGCTCGTGGCGCGCGTGCTCGCGAACCTGCAGGCGCACTATGGCGAAGACCGTTACCGCATCTCGCCCGCGCTGAACCGTCTGCGCTGGAGCGGCGGGAAGTTTCACGCCTGA
- a CDS encoding methyltransferase, with the protein MNKQWKKWIGAWSFGLAVALALPAFGAQDTETLIDQAMTGAHRSDRNKARDKYRHPKETLMFFGLKPDMTVVEITPGMGWYTEILAPVLKDGGTYYAAVFAVSDQSSEFLRNMDRSYRSMLAGNPDLYGKVRLSVLSPDSMQVAPPGSADMVLTFRNVHNWAKAGNVDAMFKAFHDALKPGGILGVVEHRAKPGTPFQQQIDSGYMTEDYVIETARKAGFKLVNKSEINANPRDTKDHPGGVWTLPPTLRNVSDADRPKYLAIGESDRMTLKFVKQ; encoded by the coding sequence GTGAACAAGCAATGGAAGAAATGGATCGGTGCCTGGAGCTTCGGGCTGGCTGTGGCGCTGGCGCTGCCCGCGTTCGGCGCCCAGGACACCGAAACGCTGATCGACCAGGCGATGACCGGGGCCCACCGGTCGGACAGGAACAAGGCGCGCGACAAGTATCGCCATCCGAAAGAGACGCTGATGTTCTTTGGGTTGAAGCCGGACATGACCGTGGTGGAGATCACTCCGGGCATGGGGTGGTATACCGAGATCCTCGCGCCGGTGCTCAAGGACGGTGGTACGTACTACGCGGCGGTCTTTGCCGTGAGCGACCAGTCCTCGGAGTTCCTGCGCAACATGGACAGGAGCTACCGCTCGATGCTGGCTGGCAATCCCGACCTGTACGGCAAGGTGCGGCTTTCGGTGTTGTCGCCTGACTCGATGCAGGTTGCCCCGCCGGGCAGCGCCGATATGGTGCTGACTTTCCGTAACGTGCACAACTGGGCGAAGGCCGGAAACGTGGACGCGATGTTCAAGGCATTCCACGACGCGCTGAAACCGGGCGGCATCCTGGGCGTAGTGGAGCACCGGGCCAAGCCGGGCACGCCTTTCCAGCAGCAGATCGACTCGGGCTACATGACCGAGGACTATGTGATCGAAACGGCACGCAAGGCCGGTTTCAAGCTGGTCAACAAGAGCGAGATCAACGCCAATCCACGCGACACGAAGGACCATCCCGGCGGGGTGTGGACCTTGCCACCGACGCTGCGCAACGTGTCGGATGCGGACCGGCCGAAGTACCTGGCCATCGGCGAGTCCGACCGGATGACGCTGAAGTTCGTCAAGCAGTAG
- a CDS encoding EF-hand domain-containing protein, with protein sequence MRSKGIAGKVFATAVLAALWGALPPPAAAGFYSLDEVKPMWLKVDRNGDGFVTKEELCAEDPALASGFRRADYNRDGKLDLREFEVLLISL encoded by the coding sequence ATGCGCTCGAAGGGGATCGCTGGAAAGGTTTTCGCCACCGCAGTGCTGGCGGCGCTGTGGGGCGCGCTGCCGCCACCGGCCGCGGCCGGGTTCTATTCGCTCGACGAAGTCAAGCCGATGTGGCTGAAGGTCGACCGCAATGGCGATGGCTTCGTCACGAAGGAGGAGCTTTGCGCGGAGGATCCGGCCTTGGCGTCCGGATTCCGGCGCGCCGATTACAACCGCGACGGCAAGCTGGACCTGCGCGAGTTCGAAGTTCTGCTGATCAGTCTCTAG
- a CDS encoding HNH endonuclease has translation MAGVPNRWLMVEDAITYHARHMVAWSLGTVVATYHGGISQRTGQRSELSTRSIIAIKGAVDFAKDHAEPHLSNTALFQRDRHICAYCGDKFRERDLSRDHVIPIYKGGRDRWMNVVTACRACNIRKGGRTPEAARMPLLYLPYVPNRYEHLILQNRRILQDQMEYLMAKVPRHSRLHS, from the coding sequence ATGGCCGGCGTACCGAATCGCTGGCTGATGGTGGAAGATGCAATCACGTACCACGCTCGCCATATGGTGGCGTGGTCGCTGGGGACTGTCGTGGCCACGTACCACGGCGGCATCTCCCAGCGGACCGGCCAGCGCTCCGAGCTGTCCACCCGCAGCATCATCGCGATCAAGGGCGCAGTCGACTTCGCCAAGGACCACGCGGAGCCGCACCTGTCGAACACGGCCCTGTTCCAGCGCGACCGTCATATCTGCGCCTACTGCGGCGACAAGTTCCGCGAACGCGATCTGTCTCGCGACCACGTCATTCCCATCTACAAGGGCGGGCGCGACCGCTGGATGAACGTGGTCACGGCCTGCCGCGCGTGCAATATCCGCAAGGGCGGGCGCACGCCGGAGGCTGCTCGCATGCCGCTGCTCTACCTGCCCTATGTGCCCAACCGGTACGAACATCTAATCCTGCAAAACCGCCGTATCCTGCAAGACCAGATGGAATATCTGATGGCCAAGGTGCCCAGGCACAGCCGTCTGCACAGCTGA
- a CDS encoding formate--tetrahydrofolate ligase: MPSDIEIAQAAPLQRISTLAKVRLDISEDDLEPYGYYKAKISLDYLHSLKDRPDGKLVLVSAISPTPAGEGKTTTTVGLGDALNRIGKKALVCLREPSLGPVFGLKGGAAGGGRAQVVPMEDINLHFTGDFSAVALAHNLLAAMLDNHLHHGNELGIDPRRITWRRVVDMNDRALRQIVVGLGGAANGVPREDGFDIVAASEVMAILCLAESVGDLKDRLGRIVVGYTRERKPVRAADLGAHGAMAVLLKDAIKPNLVQTLENNPVIIHGGPFANIAHGCNSVIATRAALKLGQYAVTEAGFGADLGAEKFIDIKCRKAGFRPDACVLVATVRALKYHGGAQLKALGREDLEALEKGFVNLERHVRNVREVYGLPCVVSINHFAHDTEAELALLQKKCAALGVPAVVARHWAQGAAGAEALARKVVELAESGKADLKFVYADEARLAEKIGAVAGKIYGAGAVSFDAKARARLEELEKEGYGRLPVCIAKTQFSFSTDPALRGAPSGHTLTVREVRLAAGAEFVVAICGDIMTMPGLPKVPGAVRIDIGENGQVAGLF; this comes from the coding sequence GTGCCCTCCGACATCGAAATCGCGCAGGCTGCGCCATTGCAGCGCATCAGTACCCTCGCCAAGGTGCGCCTGGACATCTCCGAGGACGACCTCGAACCCTATGGCTACTACAAGGCCAAGATCTCGCTGGACTACCTGCACAGTCTCAAAGACCGTCCGGACGGCAAGCTCGTCCTGGTGAGCGCGATCAGCCCCACGCCGGCGGGAGAAGGCAAGACCACCACGACCGTGGGTCTGGGAGACGCGCTCAACCGCATCGGCAAGAAGGCGCTCGTGTGCCTGCGCGAGCCCAGCCTGGGACCGGTGTTCGGGCTCAAGGGTGGAGCCGCGGGCGGCGGGCGTGCGCAGGTCGTGCCGATGGAAGATATCAACCTGCACTTCACCGGTGACTTCAGCGCGGTCGCGCTCGCCCACAACCTGCTCGCGGCGATGCTCGACAATCATCTTCATCACGGCAACGAACTGGGCATCGACCCGCGGCGGATCACCTGGCGGCGCGTGGTGGACATGAACGACCGCGCCTTGCGCCAGATCGTCGTCGGGCTCGGCGGCGCGGCGAACGGCGTGCCGCGCGAAGACGGCTTCGACATCGTCGCCGCCTCCGAGGTCATGGCCATTCTGTGCCTGGCGGAATCGGTCGGCGATCTGAAGGATCGGCTGGGACGCATCGTCGTGGGCTATACGCGCGAGCGCAAACCGGTGCGCGCCGCAGACCTGGGCGCGCACGGGGCCATGGCGGTGCTGCTCAAGGACGCGATCAAGCCCAATCTGGTGCAGACACTGGAGAACAATCCCGTGATCATTCACGGCGGGCCGTTCGCCAACATCGCGCACGGCTGCAATTCGGTGATCGCCACCCGTGCCGCGCTCAAGCTGGGCCAATACGCGGTGACCGAAGCAGGCTTCGGCGCGGACCTCGGCGCCGAAAAGTTCATCGACATCAAGTGCCGCAAGGCCGGCTTCAGGCCGGACGCCTGCGTGCTCGTCGCTACCGTGCGCGCGCTCAAGTACCACGGCGGGGCGCAACTGAAGGCGCTCGGTCGGGAAGACCTCGAGGCGCTGGAAAAGGGTTTCGTCAATCTCGAACGCCACGTGCGCAACGTGCGCGAGGTGTACGGCCTGCCCTGTGTGGTTTCGATCAATCACTTCGCGCACGACACCGAGGCGGAGCTTGCGCTGCTGCAGAAGAAATGCGCGGCGCTCGGAGTGCCTGCGGTCGTGGCCCGCCACTGGGCGCAGGGCGCCGCGGGTGCCGAAGCGCTGGCGCGCAAGGTGGTTGAACTCGCGGAGTCGGGCAAGGCCGACCTGAAGTTCGTCTATGCAGACGAGGCACGCCTCGCCGAAAAAATCGGGGCGGTGGCCGGAAAGATCTATGGCGCTGGAGCGGTTTCCTTTGACGCGAAGGCCAGAGCGCGCCTCGAAGAGCTGGAGAAGGAAGGCTACGGGCGGCTCCCGGTGTGCATCGCCAAGACGCAGTTCTCCTTTTCGACCGATCCGGCGCTGCGCGGCGCGCCCAGCGGACATACACTCACCGTGCGCGAGGTGCGCCTGGCGGCCGGCGCCGAGTTCGTGGTGGCGATCTGCGGCGATATCATGACCATGCCGGGACTGCCGAAGGTGCCCGGGGCGGTCAGGATCGATATCGGGGAGAACGGGCAGGTCGCCGGCCTGTTCTAG
- a CDS encoding FAD-dependent oxidoreductase, protein MKFKQLTALSVAQGESTAAQDLYWLERNIPCQSACPAGTDIPGYLEAIYHGRFAEAYEINLRDNVFPAVLGRVCSRPCEAACRHGWEGNGEPVAICFSKRSAADFSSQTTVVLPPRCRRTGRRVAVVGAGVAGLTVARELALDGHEITVLEKHRSPGGMLNQGIPAFRLPRAVIEREIRQITALGVTIRCGIEVGRSVTLEQLVAQHDAVVLAAGTLRPNTLALPGAQHPGIEHGLSFLLEVNESGRRSIGRRTVVIGGGYTAMDCARTALRLGAQVGVYYRRGRDDMVVLPGEIEALLDEGGRLETRCSPLGFFGAQAVEGVMFVRTRPGQAGTDGRRLPLEVPGSEFAANADSVILATGQFPDTRWIDPGLKSRLVAADGWLSSGTAHESAHPQVFVAGDFALGATTLIQAIGHAKQCARKVDAYLSGTSRPRSAALIGPAFQSKGPGGRDTGRTPDMNVIPLHPMPVLPVEQRREQAEVETGFDEQTARREASRCYLCHYKFEIIDAKCVLCDECLKVKPVDGCIVEVADLLRDEDGRITGYRRVEAGRTDSLYYNRLWIDQSQCIRCGRCEAVCPVGAITIQKVSLRPS, encoded by the coding sequence ATGAAATTCAAGCAGCTCACCGCTCTTTCCGTCGCGCAAGGCGAATCCACTGCCGCGCAGGATCTGTACTGGCTGGAAAGAAACATTCCCTGCCAGTCTGCGTGCCCGGCGGGCACCGATATCCCCGGCTACCTCGAGGCGATCTACCACGGACGCTTCGCCGAAGCCTACGAGATCAACCTGCGCGACAACGTGTTTCCCGCCGTCCTGGGAAGAGTCTGTTCGCGCCCCTGCGAAGCGGCGTGCCGGCACGGCTGGGAAGGCAACGGCGAACCGGTGGCGATCTGCTTCTCCAAGCGCTCGGCGGCGGATTTCTCCAGCCAGACGACCGTGGTGCTCCCGCCGCGATGCCGGCGCACCGGTCGGCGGGTCGCGGTGGTCGGTGCGGGGGTCGCCGGCCTGACCGTGGCGCGCGAGCTGGCGCTGGACGGACACGAGATCACGGTGCTGGAGAAGCACCGCTCCCCGGGTGGCATGCTCAACCAGGGCATTCCTGCTTTTCGCCTGCCGCGCGCGGTGATCGAGCGCGAAATCCGGCAGATCACCGCGCTCGGCGTGACGATCCGATGCGGGATCGAGGTGGGGCGCAGCGTCACGCTGGAACAGCTCGTCGCCCAGCACGATGCCGTGGTCCTCGCGGCGGGAACGCTACGCCCGAACACGTTGGCGTTGCCGGGCGCGCAGCACCCGGGCATCGAGCACGGCTTGAGTTTTCTGCTCGAAGTCAACGAGTCTGGCCGTCGATCGATCGGCAGAAGGACGGTGGTGATCGGTGGAGGCTACACGGCGATGGACTGCGCGCGCACCGCGCTGCGCCTGGGCGCGCAAGTGGGTGTGTATTACCGGCGCGGGCGCGACGACATGGTGGTCCTTCCGGGCGAGATCGAGGCGTTGCTGGACGAGGGCGGCAGGCTGGAAACCCGGTGCTCGCCCTTGGGCTTCTTCGGTGCGCAAGCGGTCGAAGGGGTAATGTTCGTTCGAACCCGTCCGGGCCAGGCCGGAACCGACGGACGGCGCCTGCCGCTGGAAGTGCCGGGCAGCGAATTCGCGGCGAACGCCGACAGCGTGATCCTGGCGACCGGGCAGTTTCCCGATACGCGCTGGATCGACCCTGGGTTGAAGTCCCGGCTGGTGGCCGCGGACGGTTGGCTGAGCAGCGGGACCGCGCACGAGAGCGCGCACCCGCAGGTGTTCGTGGCCGGCGATTTCGCCTTGGGCGCCACCACCCTGATCCAGGCGATCGGCCACGCCAAGCAGTGCGCGCGCAAGGTCGATGCGTATCTGTCGGGCACGAGTCGGCCTCGATCGGCAGCCCTCATCGGACCGGCCTTCCAGTCCAAGGGTCCCGGTGGGCGGGATACCGGACGCACGCCGGACATGAACGTCATTCCGCTGCACCCCATGCCGGTATTGCCGGTCGAGCAGCGTCGCGAGCAGGCCGAGGTCGAAACGGGTTTCGACGAGCAGACAGCGCGGCGCGAAGCCTCGCGCTGCTATCTGTGCCACTACAAGTTCGAAATCATCGACGCCAAGTGCGTGTTGTGCGATGAGTGCCTGAAGGTCAAGCCGGTGGATGGCTGCATCGTCGAGGTGGCCGACCTGTTGCGCGACGAGGACGGGCGCATTACGGGCTATCGGCGGGTCGAGGCCGGTCGAACCGATTCTCTCTATTACAACCGCCTGTGGATCGACCAGAGCCAGTGCATCCGCTGCGGGCGCTGCGAAGCGGTGTGTCCGGTGGGGGCGATCACCATCCAGAAAGTGAGCTTGCGCCCGTCGTGA